From the Capsicum annuum cultivar UCD-10X-F1 unplaced genomic scaffold, UCD10Xv1.1 ctg3878, whole genome shotgun sequence genome, one window contains:
- the LOC107850480 gene encoding pleiotropic drug resistance protein 1 — MEPTNLRGGSLRETITKMNSMRGSLSRRMTSTNNSMWTSNGVDVFNRSSRDHEDDEEALKWAALEKLPTFDRLRKGLLFGSQGASAEIDIHDIGFQDRNKLVERLVKVADEDNEKFLWKLRNRIDRVGIDLPEIEVRYEHLTIEADAYVGSRALPTFTNFITNFLETVLNSLHILSSRKKKLTILNDVSGIIKPCRMTLLLGPPSSGKTTLLLALAGKLDSALKVTGKVTYNGHGMNEFVPQRTAAYISQYDLHIGEMTVRETLEFSAKCQGVGSRYDMMVELARREKEAKIKPDPDIDIFMKALATEGREASFVTNYILKLLGLDICADTMVGDEMIRGISGGQKKRVTTGEMLVGPSKALFMDEISTGLDSSTTYSIVNSLRQTVKILNGTAVVSLLQPAPETYNLFDDIILISDGKIVYQGAREDVLGFFESMGFKCPERKGVADFLQEVTSKKDQEQYWMRRDETYRFITAKEFAEAYQSFHVGRQLGDELATSYDKSKSHPAALSTQKYGIGKKQLLNVCTEREFLLMKRNSFVYIFKFIQLAVMALITLTLFFRTEMHRDTMEDGLKYAGALFFIVTTVFFNGLSEIAMTIFKLPIFYKQRDLLFYPSWAYAIPSGILKIPVQFVEVGIWVILTYYVVGFDPSPARFFKHFLVLVLVNMMSSGLFRFIGAVGRTMGVANTFGVFVLLLQFALGGFVLSRVDVKKWWIWGYWSSPMMYSLNSILVNEFDGKKWEQIVPNTTDSLGVAVVTARGFFPNAYWYWIGIGALIGFAIVFNICYSLALAYLNPFGKPQAMISEGTEKEESNSEDQNKKKGMVLPFEPHSITFDEVIYAVDMPQEMKYQGATEDRLVLLKGVSGAFRPGVLTALMGVSGAGKTTLMDVLAGRKTGGYIEGSIKISGYPKKQETFARISGYCEQNDIHSPYVTVYESLVYSAWLRLSHEIDEKTRKMFVEEVMNLVELTPLRSALVGLPGVNGLSTEQRKRLTIAVELVANPSIIFMDEPTSGLDARAAAIVMRTVRNTVDTGRTVVCTIHQPSIDIFEAFDELFLMKRGGEEIYVGPLGRLSCHLIKYFESMPGVSKIQDGYNPATWMLEVTTPAQEIMLGVDFADLYKKSDLYRRNKALISELSVPRPGTNDLHFDNQYSQPFWTQCMACLWKQHWSYWRNPAYTAVRYLFTIFIALTIGTMFWDLGTKVGKSQDLFNAMGSMYAPVFFIGFQNASSVLPVVDVERTVFYRERAAGMYSAIPYAFGQVFIELPYIFVQAITYGVIVYAMIGFEWTASKFFWYMFFMYFTLLYFTFYGMMCVAVTPNQNVALIVSIFFYSLWNLFSGFIVPRPLMPIWWRWYYWACPVAWTLYGLLTSQFGELQNKLSDSSETVEQFLRRYFGFKHDFLGVVAVMTAMYAVVFALTFALCIKVFNFQKR; from the exons TCGATATACATGATATTGGTTTTCAAGACAGGAACAAGTTGGTTGAAAGGCTTGTGAAAGTTGCAGATGAGGATAATGAGAAGTTCTTGTGGAAACTCAGGAACAGAATTGACAG AGTTGGGATTGATTTGCCAGAAATAGAAGTAAGATATGAGCATCTAACTATTGAGGCAGATGCATATGTAGGAAGTAGAGCTTTGCCTACATTTACCAACTTTATCACTAATTTTCTTGAG ACAGTTTTGAACTCTCTCCATATCCTATCAAGTCGAAAGAAGAAGCTCACTATTCTTAATGATGTGAGTGGTATCATTAAGCCTTGCAGAATGACTTTGCTTTTAGGACCTCCAAGTTCTGGCAAAACCACTCTGTTATTAGCTTTGGCGGGGAAGCTTGACTCTGCCCTTAAG GTTACTGGAAAAGTGACCTATAATGGACATGGAATGAATGAATTTGTGCCACAAAGAACGGCTGCTTATATTAGCCAGTATGATTTACACATCGGAGAGATGACTGTGAGAGAAACCTTGGAATTCTCTGCCAAATGCCAGGGAGTTGGCTCGCGTTATG ATATGATGGTGGAACTGGCAAGAAGAGAGAAAGAAGCTAAAATCAAGCCAGATCCTGATATTGATATCTTCATGAAG GCATTAGCAACGGAGGGACGAGAAGCTAGCTTTGTTACAAATTATATTCTCAAG CTTTTGGGGCTAGATATTTGTGCAGATACTATGGTGGGAGATGAAATGATAAGGGGTATTTCAGGAGGACAAAAGAAGCGTGTGACAACGGGTGAAATGCTCGTTGGACCGTCAAAGGCActtttcatggatgaaatctCAACTGGATTGGATAGTTCAACTACTTATTCAATAGTGAACTCTCTAAGACAAACTGTGAAAATCTTGAACGGAACTGCTGTGGTATCTCTTTTGCAGCCAGCACCCGAGACGTACAACTTGTTTGACGACATTATTCTGATATCAGATGGGAAAATTGTCTATCAGGGCGCTCGAGAGGATGTCCTTGGCTTCTTCGAGTCTATGGGGTTCAAATGTCCTGAGAGAAAAGGCGTGGCCGACTTCTTGCAAGAA GTAACTTCAAAGAAGGATCAAGAGCAATATTGGATGAGGAGGGATGAAACTTACCGGTTTATCACGGCAAAAGAATTTGCTGAGGCATATCAATCATTCCATGTTGGGAGGCAACTCGGGGATGAACTTGCAACTTCATATGACAAGAGCAAAAGCCATCCAGCTGCTTTGTCAACACAAAAGTATGGTATAGGGAAGAAACAACTCTTAAATGTCTGCACTGAAAGAGAATTCTTACTAATGAAGAGGAACTCATTTGTTTACATATTCAAGTTCATTCAG CTTGCAGTTATGGCACTCATAACACTTACCCTCTTTTTCCGAACTGAGATGCACCGTGATACTATGGAAGATGGACTAAAATATGCTGGTGCCCTCTTTTTCATTGTCACTACGGTTTTTTTTAATGGACTGTCTGAAATCGCCATGactattttcaaacttcctatCTTCTACAAGCAAAGGGACCTTCTCTTTTACCCTTCATGGGCTTACGCAATTCCCTCAGGGATACTCAAAATCCCTGTACAATTTGTTGAAGTTGGCATTTGGGTGATCCTCACTTACTATGTCGTTGGATTTGATCCGAGCCCTGCAAG ATTTTTCAAGCATTTCTTGGTACTCGTATTAGTAAACATGATGTCATCAGGATTGTTTCGCTTCATTGGGGCTGTTGGAAGGACCATGGGAGTTGCTAATACGTTCGGAGTATTTGTTCTGCTTTTACAGTTTGCATTGGGCGGATTTGTTCTTTCACGAG TTGATGTGAAGAAATGGTGGATATGGGGTTACTGGTCTTCACCGATGATGTATTCTTTAAATTCAATTCTTGTGAATGAATTCGATGGGAAAAAGTGGGAACAGATTGTACCAAATACAACTGATTCACTTGGAGTTGCAGTTGTAACGGCTCGAGGGTTCTTCCCAAATGCATACTGGTACTGGATAGGTATCGGTGCACTTATAGGATTCGCAATCGTCTTTAACATTTGCTACAGTCTTGCACTCGCGTATCTCAACC CATTTGGTAAGCCGCAAGCTATGATATCAGAAGGCACTGAAAAAGAAGAGTCCAATAGTGAAGACCAGAATAAGAAAAAGGGAATGGTTCTTCCATTTGAACCGCATTCCATCACCTTCGATGAAGTTATATACGCTGTTGATATGCCTCAG GAAATGAAATATCAAGGTGCCACTGAAGATAGATTGGTACTTCTGAAAGGTGTAAGCGGAGCTTTCAGGCCCGGTGTTTTGACAGCTTTGATGGGAGTTAGTGGCGCTGGAAAAACAACGTTGATGGATGTATTGGCTGGAAGAAAAAcaggaggatatattgagggtaGTATCAAAATCTCTGGCTATCCGAAGAAGCAAGAAACATTTGCACGTATTTCTGGGTACTGTGAGCAGAATGATATCCATTCACCTTATGTTACAGTTTACGAGTCATTAGTATACTCAGCTTGGCTCCGTTTATctcatgaaattgatgaaaagaCTAGAAAG ATGTTTGTTGAGGAAGTTATGAACCTTGTTGAGCTTACGCCATTAAGATCAGCCTTAGTTGGTTTGCCAGGAGTCAACGGTCTCTCAACTGAGCAACGCAAAAGGTTGACCATTGCAGTGGAACTAGTGGCAAACCCCTCTATCATTTTCATGGATGAACCAACTTCAGGGCTGGATGCAAGAGCTGCTGCAATTGTGATGAGAACGGTTAGAAACACAGTTGACACAGGAAGAACGGTTGTTTGTACCATCCATCAGCCTAGTATCGACATTTTTGAAGCCTTTGATGAG CTATTTCTAATGAAACGAGGAGGAGAAGAGATATATGTTGGTCCATTAGGTCGCCTTTCCTGCCATTTGATCAAATACTTTGAG TCAATGCCTGGGGTAAGTAAAATTCAAGATGGCTACAATCCAGCAACTTGGATGTTAGAAGTTACAACTCCGGCACAGGAAATAATGTTGGGGGTTGATTTTGCGGACTTATACAAGAAATCAGATCTTTACAGGAGGAATAAAGCGTTGATTAGTGAACTCAGCGTGCCTCGCCCTGGTACAAATGACCTGCATTTCGACAATCAATACTCACAGCCATTTTGGACCCAATGTATGGCTTGCCTTTGGAAGCAACATTGGTCATACTGGCGTAATCCTGCTTATACTGCAGTCAGATATCTCTTTACAATCTTCATCGCCTTGACCATTGGTACAATGTTTTGGGATCTTGGCACTAAAGT ggGAAAGAGCCAAGATCTATTTAATGCTATGGGATCAATGTATGCTCCTGTTTTCTTCATCGGTTTTCAAAATGCATCGTCAGTGCTGCCTGTTGTAGACGTTGAGCGTACAGTATTTTACAGAGAAAGAGCTGCTGGAATGTATTCTGCCATCCCCTATGCCTTCGGACAA GTTTTCATTGAATTACCATATATCTTTGTGCAAGCTATTACCTATGGTGTTATTGTCTATGCTATGATTGGATTTGAATGGACAGCATCCAAATTCTTTTGGTACATGTTCTTCATGTACTTCACTCTCTTGTACTTCACCTTCTACGGCATGATGTGCGTTGCTGTTACCCCAAATCAAAATGTCGCGCTAATTGTCTCGATTTTCTTCTATTCACTGTGGAATCTTTTCTCAGGATTTATTGTTCCACGACCA CTTATGCCCATATGGTGGAGATGGTACTATTGGGCTTGTCCTGTTGCCTGGACATTGTATGGTTTGCTTACATCACAATTTGGAGAACTCCAAAACAAACTTAGTGATTCCAGTGAAACAGTGGAACAATTCTTGAGACGTTACTTCGGGTTCAAGCATGATTTTCTTGGAGTAGTTGCAGTTATGACCGCGATGTAcgctgttgtttttgccttgacaTTTGCTTTGTGCATTAAGGTATTCAACTTCCAGAAAAGATAG